The following coding sequences lie in one Candidatus Nitrospira allomarina genomic window:
- a CDS encoding M28 family peptidase has translation MLRLPIVLFLIGLVLTTPVLGFDHQPSSSSYIPLVLGNIIQDIRELSHPSYQGRQAGTDGSLQSADYLVDRFRSLGLQPANHVSEHEQDFHWLQQRFMTAVQLLEPSTLTLSLIGANQTSMTMSLVPGQEFLPILDSPSTRTTAKVIFVGYGIVDPARGIDEYGGMNVDNRIVLFLRGKPPSYPGWITHEEKTAIAKERGAVGYLTVTGPLLGRYEARKGLGQGPLAIYGETPENRPIPGAWIHGKLLDRALNTANDSLEALQQAANDIGTFHSRPLPLLVQFHWDSHSQLGTLTNVIAMLPGRDQELRKELILIGAHRDHFGQQAGLLFPGADDNASGTSVMLELTRMLSQSTTSPKRTVLFVSFDGEERGLLGSMLYVSHPAFPLDRTVAMINLDHLGAGDGTLTVGITRMDKMLAQQAADRAGLGDHIQTYGYFPGGDHVPFFEAGVPTVTVVSNGRHPHFHQPSDTLESIQPANLAIATKFLFSLITLLADKPQAACHPQLTAKDLCPG, from the coding sequence TTGTTACGCCTTCCCATTGTCCTATTTTTGATAGGGCTCGTTCTCACGACTCCTGTTTTGGGCTTTGACCACCAGCCCTCCTCTTCTTCATACATACCCCTGGTTTTGGGAAATATCATCCAGGACATTCGCGAACTGAGTCATCCATCGTATCAAGGTCGGCAGGCCGGCACGGATGGTAGCTTGCAATCGGCCGACTATCTGGTTGATCGATTCCGATCTCTCGGCTTACAACCGGCCAACCACGTTTCAGAACACGAACAGGATTTTCATTGGTTGCAACAACGGTTCATGACCGCGGTTCAATTGCTGGAGCCATCGACCCTCACCCTTTCCCTGATCGGCGCGAACCAGACCTCAATGACGATGTCACTAGTTCCAGGTCAGGAGTTTCTTCCGATCTTGGATTCTCCTTCCACCAGAACCACAGCCAAAGTCATCTTTGTGGGATACGGCATTGTCGACCCTGCCAGAGGTATAGATGAATATGGCGGCATGAATGTCGACAATCGCATCGTCCTATTTCTCCGGGGGAAACCTCCATCCTACCCGGGATGGATCACGCATGAGGAAAAAACGGCCATCGCCAAAGAAAGAGGCGCGGTAGGCTATTTGACGGTAACCGGTCCGCTACTTGGTCGTTATGAGGCCCGCAAAGGTCTGGGGCAGGGTCCTTTGGCCATTTATGGGGAAACACCCGAAAACCGCCCCATCCCTGGGGCATGGATACACGGGAAACTTCTTGACCGGGCCTTGAATACAGCCAATGACTCGCTCGAAGCCCTGCAACAGGCCGCCAACGATATCGGAACATTTCATAGCAGACCCCTTCCGCTTCTGGTCCAATTCCATTGGGATAGCCACAGTCAGCTAGGAACGCTGACCAATGTCATCGCCATGTTACCGGGTCGCGATCAGGAGCTACGCAAAGAACTCATTCTCATCGGTGCGCATCGCGACCACTTTGGCCAGCAAGCCGGCTTGCTTTTTCCTGGAGCCGATGACAATGCATCCGGAACATCAGTGATGTTGGAACTGACCAGAATGCTCTCCCAAAGTACCACCTCACCAAAACGGACCGTGCTCTTCGTCTCTTTTGACGGAGAAGAACGAGGCCTACTGGGATCGATGCTCTATGTCAGCCATCCCGCCTTTCCATTGGATCGAACGGTTGCCATGATCAATCTTGATCATCTAGGAGCGGGGGATGGAACACTGACAGTTGGAATCACTCGAATGGATAAGATGCTGGCTCAGCAAGCAGCCGACCGGGCTGGATTAGGCGACCATATTCAAACGTATGGTTATTTCCCCGGGGGCGATCATGTCCCATTTTTTGAGGCCGGGGTGCCGACCGTGACAGTGGTCAGCAACGGCAGGCACCCCCATTTTCATCAACCATCCGATACCCTGGAGTCCATTCAACCTGCAAATTTGGCCATTGCTACCAAATTTCTGTTCTCACTGATTACCCTGTTAGCTGACAAGCCTCAAGCAGCCTGTCACCCTCAGCTTACCGCGAAGGATCTGTGCCCAGGGTGA
- a CDS encoding ATP-binding protein: MDNPEPKTAKRKKGLTKKLVLSMLLVGALPLIIGLLLAFYQGTQEIREVNGSSFEALATETARKLDLVMADELARTALLTTDVKIIARLEHIRDALSELNPQELARTLNLEQEAWNAKDADMLQRILKGPFAEILQQHVGGTFMDPGHPIPLITRSATRALFITDRAGRVIASLDSDIPYLHREEVWWQGAFHNGVGQPYIGQLAFDSRLGVYTFTIALPIMDSLRYEAIGVLHRIYDAKEFFAPSIDIIRFGKTGHVMLIDSRGVVLSCPILPTGTSMSDIRLIPLVTPLKAGWTPAPSDGHGGTAASIIGFAPLSNTNQITKFSTGQTWHMFVWQSSGEVFAPIEHFFKWTAAFGLLGVALLVTLGYIAANRIAAPIRRLQEAARQIGRGEYREPITLSTGDEIEELADEVNRMNQQLASQFAGLESQVELKTQEVKYLEESTIKILDNVPDPVLMIGPDEHIEYVNKASKEAFAVTNGEIIGTPLFQIFSLDPATRDRLKQEMHAVQVLEPPFSDNAKANPSTASLQDPLVPTNWAQSGTNRQEIRINQRTFRYRWFGVQARPGRGPSAGLVLRDTTEESILQDRVIQGEKLASLGVLSAGIGHELNNPLVGVIGLGEAIQEETNPEQIKEYARGIVQHGKRMASVVRDFTGQSGKNLTEGQTLINLNELLEQSVTTVKDLFPSAPVEIQTHLGPIPSIQGKALELGQAFTNIITNAFQAMKEGGKLVISTEASGHDLEIRIKDTGRGIAPTHLPRVFDPFFTTRGQGEGSGLGLTVAYRIINKLGGHIRMESEENRGTTCLITLPVSNAHLTKERSTTS, translated from the coding sequence GTGGACAACCCTGAACCCAAAACCGCCAAAAGAAAAAAAGGATTGACCAAAAAACTGGTTCTCTCCATGCTATTGGTCGGCGCACTGCCTTTGATCATTGGACTCCTCCTGGCTTTCTACCAGGGCACACAGGAAATTCGCGAGGTCAATGGATCCAGCTTTGAAGCTCTCGCAACAGAGACGGCCAGAAAGCTTGATCTGGTCATGGCAGATGAACTGGCTCGCACGGCCTTACTGACAACCGATGTCAAAATCATTGCACGCCTGGAACACATCCGCGATGCCCTCAGTGAGTTGAATCCCCAAGAGCTGGCTCGCACCCTAAACCTAGAACAAGAAGCCTGGAACGCCAAGGATGCCGACATGCTTCAACGAATTCTGAAAGGACCATTTGCCGAGATTCTGCAACAACATGTCGGGGGAACCTTTATGGACCCTGGCCATCCCATTCCGCTGATTACCCGATCTGCCACACGTGCCTTATTTATCACCGATCGTGCAGGACGGGTCATTGCGAGTCTGGATTCCGACATTCCCTACCTTCATCGGGAAGAAGTATGGTGGCAAGGTGCATTCCACAATGGAGTCGGTCAACCGTATATAGGCCAACTGGCGTTTGATTCACGACTGGGAGTCTATACGTTTACTATCGCCCTACCCATCATGGATAGTTTGCGGTATGAAGCCATCGGCGTCCTGCACCGGATTTATGACGCCAAGGAGTTTTTTGCCCCTTCCATCGACATTATTCGATTTGGCAAAACCGGTCATGTCATGCTCATTGACAGCCGCGGCGTCGTCTTGAGTTGCCCGATCCTTCCCACGGGCACCTCAATGAGTGACATCCGACTTATTCCCCTCGTCACCCCCCTGAAGGCCGGATGGACTCCAGCCCCAAGTGATGGCCATGGGGGCACTGCAGCCTCCATCATTGGATTTGCCCCCCTGAGTAATACCAATCAGATTACTAAATTCTCCACCGGCCAGACCTGGCATATGTTTGTCTGGCAGTCATCCGGTGAGGTCTTTGCCCCCATAGAGCATTTTTTTAAATGGACGGCAGCTTTTGGATTACTTGGAGTGGCGCTGCTCGTCACATTGGGATATATAGCGGCCAATCGAATTGCCGCACCCATTCGTCGCCTTCAGGAAGCTGCCCGGCAAATCGGCAGAGGGGAATATCGGGAGCCCATAACATTATCTACCGGCGATGAAATTGAGGAATTGGCCGATGAAGTCAATCGCATGAACCAACAACTGGCTTCACAGTTCGCCGGATTGGAAAGCCAAGTTGAGTTGAAAACCCAGGAAGTGAAATACCTTGAAGAGTCAACCATTAAAATTCTGGATAATGTGCCTGACCCGGTCCTGATGATTGGCCCAGACGAACACATCGAATATGTGAATAAGGCTTCGAAAGAAGCCTTCGCCGTCACTAACGGCGAGATCATCGGCACCCCATTGTTCCAAATTTTCTCCTTGGATCCTGCGACACGAGACCGCCTGAAACAGGAAATGCACGCGGTTCAGGTTTTGGAACCTCCATTTTCAGACAATGCCAAGGCCAATCCGTCCACCGCCTCATTGCAAGATCCCCTGGTTCCCACAAATTGGGCTCAATCGGGCACCAATCGCCAGGAAATTCGGATCAATCAGCGAACGTTCCGGTACCGTTGGTTTGGTGTCCAGGCACGCCCCGGAAGGGGGCCAAGTGCCGGATTGGTATTACGAGATACGACGGAAGAAAGTATCCTCCAGGACCGGGTTATCCAAGGGGAGAAATTGGCAAGCTTGGGCGTTCTCAGTGCCGGGATTGGGCATGAGCTCAATAATCCTTTAGTCGGAGTTATTGGATTAGGTGAAGCGATACAGGAGGAAACCAACCCCGAACAAATTAAAGAATATGCCAGAGGCATCGTTCAACATGGAAAACGTATGGCTTCCGTCGTGCGGGATTTTACCGGTCAATCCGGAAAAAATTTGACTGAAGGGCAAACGCTCATTAACCTCAATGAACTGTTGGAACAATCCGTGACGACGGTCAAGGATCTCTTTCCATCAGCCCCGGTCGAAATCCAAACTCACCTTGGACCCATCCCTTCCATTCAGGGAAAAGCCTTGGAACTTGGACAGGCCTTTACCAACATCATCACCAATGCTTTTCAAGCGATGAAAGAAGGTGGGAAGCTTGTTATTTCAACAGAAGCGTCAGGGCACGATCTGGAAATCCGCATAAAAGACACAGGGCGCGGCATCGCCCCAACACATCTGCCCAGAGTCTTTGACCCTTTTTTTACCACGAGGGGGCAGGGAGAAGGATCGGGCCTTGGACTCACCGTGGCCTATCGAATCATCAATAAATTAGGCGGACACATTCGAATGGAAAGTGAAGAAAACCGGGGAACGACCTGTTTGATCACCTTACCCGTCTCGAATGCCCACCTGACGAAGGAAAGGAGTACGACGTCATGA
- a CDS encoding DsbA family protein codes for MMVQSLIYVVDPMCSWCWGFSPVIDEIVRRYRDRVTIEILLGGLRPGNTERFDERRRAYILSHWHAVHERTGQPFNFDFHPEPSFMYDTEPSSRAMMVIRQLAPDKEFMFLNVVQEAFYVKNQDVTHPEILADLAGTQGIDQDRFLEWFHDSAMKQSVWQEFDRARQLGVSGFPALLGQNGHAYIRLTQGYQPIGVMVSLIGQWLDGPASGNGSPSVG; via the coding sequence ATGATGGTGCAATCGCTTATCTATGTGGTTGATCCCATGTGTTCGTGGTGCTGGGGATTTTCACCAGTCATTGATGAGATCGTTCGGCGATATCGAGATCGGGTCACGATCGAGATATTGTTAGGTGGTTTGCGCCCTGGCAATACTGAACGGTTTGATGAGCGACGGCGTGCCTACATTCTCAGTCATTGGCATGCGGTCCATGAACGAACCGGCCAGCCATTTAACTTTGATTTTCATCCTGAGCCTTCGTTCATGTATGACACCGAACCGTCATCGCGAGCAATGATGGTGATCCGGCAATTGGCTCCGGATAAGGAATTCATGTTTTTGAATGTTGTGCAGGAAGCATTTTATGTGAAGAACCAGGATGTCACCCATCCGGAGATATTGGCGGATCTTGCCGGCACGCAAGGTATTGACCAGGACAGGTTTCTGGAATGGTTTCATGATTCTGCGATGAAACAATCGGTCTGGCAGGAGTTTGATCGGGCTCGCCAATTGGGAGTGAGTGGTTTTCCAGCCCTGCTAGGTCAAAATGGTCATGCCTACATCAGATTGACGCAGGGGTATCAACCAATAGGTGTGATGGTTTCACTCATTGGCCAATGGCTGGATGGTCCAGCTTCTGGCAACGGCAGCCCGTCGGTCGGATAG
- a CDS encoding Tll0287-like domain-containing protein: protein MKNLSPEKVADFIHAIVEADRHVYTTHIVKRMQEQGVVMAREDWENKNAIPLPAQFLHISSKLVAESGHGIRFRLISLWPIYRRNGPATDFERKALEQLSLNSDTPQRGIVSTGKKRLFQAIYADTAINDTCTTCHNAHPLSPKRDFKKGDLMGAIVITIPLED, encoded by the coding sequence ATGAAAAATCTATCACCGGAGAAAGTTGCAGATTTTATTCATGCTATCGTTGAGGCGGACCGTCACGTCTACACAACGCATATCGTGAAAAGGATGCAGGAGCAAGGCGTCGTCATGGCTCGAGAAGATTGGGAAAACAAAAATGCCATTCCCCTTCCTGCACAGTTTCTCCATATCTCCAGCAAATTGGTTGCGGAATCAGGGCACGGCATTCGATTCCGTTTAATTAGTCTCTGGCCAATTTATCGAAGGAATGGGCCTGCAACAGATTTCGAACGGAAAGCCTTGGAGCAACTTTCGCTCAATTCCGATACGCCTCAACGTGGAATTGTATCCACCGGAAAAAAACGCTTGTTCCAGGCCATTTATGCCGATACAGCGATTAACGATACTTGCACTACTTGCCATAATGCTCACCCCTTAAGCCCCAAGCGTGACTTCAAAAAGGGCGACCTCATGGGGGCCATTGTCATCACCATTCCTTTGGAGGACTAA
- a CDS encoding mechanosensitive ion channel family protein: MLQDFWQEILTVWQIGILHTTLGDIFLALGVFLAFLFVRRIVFRLFSRLLRRFTGRTKTDMDDRILEAIERPLEFTFVIIGLYISGQVISLSPALGAIFGQIIRSLIAFTIFWAIFRILDPLSALLDRSITLFGSQSMHETIKGFFLKVAKFVVVCLGIAAVFQEWGFNVAAVLGSLGLVGMAVALGAQDFIKNMFAGFTIFLDRVFEKGNWIKTPDVEGTVEEIGFRATKVRQFDKALVTLPNSKLANEALINYSRMTNRRIHWMIGIEYRSTHDQIRNIIQAISAYIYECGDFETNPEKTKTFIFLDSFGNSSIDIKLYCFTKTIVWGEWLEAKERLAYKIKEIVEGEKASFAFPSSSIYVESLPFGTPESFMPPRSRAPSSPSPT; encoded by the coding sequence ATGCTTCAAGATTTTTGGCAAGAAATTCTGACGGTCTGGCAGATCGGCATTTTACATACCACCCTGGGTGATATTTTTCTTGCCTTAGGTGTATTTCTGGCATTCTTGTTTGTCCGTCGAATTGTTTTCCGTCTTTTTTCACGTCTCTTGCGACGATTTACCGGACGAACCAAAACGGACATGGACGATCGCATCCTGGAAGCCATTGAACGCCCGCTTGAATTCACGTTTGTCATTATTGGTCTGTACATTTCCGGACAGGTCATCTCCTTGTCGCCCGCGTTGGGTGCGATCTTTGGACAAATCATCCGGTCCTTGATTGCCTTCACGATCTTTTGGGCTATTTTTCGAATACTGGATCCGCTGTCCGCCCTACTGGATCGATCCATCACACTCTTCGGCAGCCAAAGCATGCACGAAACCATTAAGGGGTTTTTCCTCAAGGTCGCAAAGTTCGTGGTGGTCTGCCTAGGCATTGCCGCGGTGTTTCAGGAATGGGGATTCAATGTCGCGGCGGTCCTCGGTAGCTTGGGACTGGTCGGCATGGCAGTCGCCCTCGGCGCTCAGGATTTCATTAAGAATATGTTCGCGGGATTCACGATATTTTTGGACCGGGTCTTTGAAAAAGGCAACTGGATCAAAACGCCTGACGTAGAAGGCACGGTGGAAGAAATTGGATTTCGTGCGACAAAGGTCCGTCAATTCGACAAAGCCCTGGTCACACTTCCCAATTCCAAATTGGCCAATGAAGCGTTAATCAACTACTCCCGCATGACGAACCGGAGAATTCATTGGATGATCGGGATCGAGTATCGCTCGACTCATGACCAAATTCGAAATATTATCCAAGCCATTTCGGCCTATATTTACGAATGTGGTGACTTTGAAACCAATCCCGAAAAGACCAAAACATTTATTTTTCTGGATTCATTCGGTAACTCCAGCATTGACATTAAACTGTATTGTTTTACGAAGACCATTGTGTGGGGTGAGTGGTTGGAAGCCAAAGAACGCTTGGCATACAAAATCAAGGAAATCGTCGAGGGCGAGAAGGCCAGTTTTGCGTTTCCATCGAGTTCCATCTATGTCGAAAGTCTGCCATTCGGCACACCAGAATCTTTCATGCCTCCCCGCTCCCGGGCGCCTTCTTCTCCATCGCCAACATAG
- a CDS encoding sensor histidine kinase, producing the protein MTTVEPPINIAILGAGKGGTAMLESFLNLPHIRLLGIADTNPHALGFQLARLHNIPTVSHPLKLIQEDKLNLIIDVTGDPILPSYITEHKHSGAEVLGGTAAKVLSELIQHQTFIQTQLFQSEKLASMGTFASGIAHDINNPLYVILAMAEEIQEEDNLDRIRLHAASIHEAAQRIQAISRNITDYVRTSSHQELERIDLHARLDEALSISRFATKFREITVQKHYQNGLTVQAKPEEILQVFINLITNAIHAMEEKGSLTITTSHRNGTVQVAISDTGCGISPEHLQKIFNPFFSTKPKGQGTGLGLYNVKTIVKKYHGDLQVESELGKGTTFRLSFPAIPPVEGTVSGGQP; encoded by the coding sequence ATGACGACCGTTGAGCCCCCAATTAACATTGCCATTCTTGGAGCCGGCAAGGGGGGAACGGCCATGTTGGAATCCTTTCTTAATTTACCCCACATCCGTCTCCTGGGTATTGCCGACACAAATCCTCACGCCTTGGGATTTCAACTGGCCAGGCTTCACAATATTCCGACCGTCTCTCACCCTCTGAAACTTATTCAGGAAGACAAGCTGAATCTAATTATTGACGTGACCGGGGATCCCATTCTTCCTTCATACATTACGGAGCACAAACACAGCGGGGCTGAAGTGCTTGGAGGAACCGCTGCCAAAGTTCTCTCAGAGTTGATCCAACATCAAACATTTATCCAAACACAACTGTTTCAATCCGAAAAATTAGCCAGCATGGGAACCTTTGCATCAGGGATTGCCCATGACATCAATAACCCGTTGTATGTCATTTTGGCGATGGCCGAGGAAATTCAAGAGGAAGACAATCTTGATCGCATTCGGCTCCATGCCGCCAGCATCCATGAAGCGGCTCAACGCATACAAGCCATTTCACGAAATATCACGGATTATGTTCGCACCTCCAGCCATCAGGAACTCGAAAGAATCGACCTCCATGCCAGATTGGATGAAGCCTTAAGCATTTCCAGATTTGCGACAAAATTTCGGGAGATCACAGTTCAGAAACATTACCAAAACGGCCTGACCGTCCAGGCGAAACCCGAAGAAATCCTCCAGGTATTCATCAATCTGATTACCAACGCCATTCATGCCATGGAGGAAAAAGGCAGCCTCACCATTACCACCTCACACCGCAATGGAACCGTTCAGGTTGCTATCAGCGATACCGGCTGTGGCATTTCCCCGGAACACCTCCAAAAGATTTTCAATCCCTTCTTTTCAACGAAACCGAAAGGCCAGGGGACGGGCCTCGGACTCTATAACGTCAAAACCATTGTCAAAAAATATCATGGGGATCTTCAAGTCGAAAGCGAATTGGGGAAAGGGACCACCTTCCGATTGTCCTTCCCCGCCATCCCTCCTGTAGAAGGCACGGTGTCCGGTGGACAACCCTGA
- a CDS encoding sigma-54 interaction domain-containing protein has protein sequence MPGSHHNPLANLNEETALRTILEGTATVTGERFFEALVENLAKALHTHAAWVTEYFPDSRRMKALAFYLDGSFLKNWEMNITGTPCEHVIEQARLIHFPDNLLNLFPIDPEIIGMKAASYMGLPLVDSIGTILGHLAVMDTRPMPAEPRVQTIVRIFASRASAELQRIQAESATREREQKLRRLVDSAMDAIIELDEDLRVTRINPAAEKVFQCKAAQLFGKHFSHSLAQKDSEKLRLLIQDLNTKPAGQRSLWITGGFKALRPDGSEFPAEATLSQFHIEGRVYYTLILRNVNERLEAEQKIRALTIEKEFLKEELHELQHFGEILGNSPALVHVIRDIQQVADTEATVLITGETGTGKEVMARAIHANSRRRDHPFIKVNCAAIPATLIESEFFGHEQGAFTGATKKREGRFSLADGGTIFLDEIGELPLDLQGKLLRVLQEGEFEPVGSSHTKKVKVRILAATNRDLQKEAQEGRFREDLYYRLNVFPIHLPPLRTRGEDVVLLAASFVQHFAHRMGRTVAPLSPDALGRLRAYHWPGNVRELQNVIERAVITSQNGQLNLDRALPEAKGNSNSTHESLKQESPTCIRTIQEIQDFERQNILLALEQRGWKVSGEKGAAKLLGMNASTLASRIRALGIIRAK, from the coding sequence ATGCCAGGATCCCATCACAATCCGTTAGCGAACCTCAACGAAGAGACTGCACTCCGAACTATCCTGGAGGGTACCGCCACCGTCACGGGGGAACGATTTTTTGAAGCCCTGGTGGAAAACCTGGCCAAAGCCCTGCACACCCATGCCGCCTGGGTCACAGAATATTTTCCTGATTCCCGACGAATGAAAGCTCTGGCGTTTTATTTAGATGGCTCGTTCCTCAAAAATTGGGAAATGAATATTACCGGAACTCCCTGCGAGCACGTTATCGAGCAAGCCCGACTCATTCATTTTCCAGACAACTTATTGAATCTCTTTCCGATTGATCCGGAGATCATCGGCATGAAGGCAGCCAGCTATATGGGTCTCCCGCTTGTCGACTCGATCGGAACTATCCTTGGGCATCTGGCAGTGATGGATACCAGACCCATGCCGGCGGAACCGCGGGTGCAGACGATTGTTCGAATTTTTGCATCAAGAGCGAGCGCCGAACTCCAGCGCATCCAAGCAGAATCCGCGACACGTGAACGTGAACAAAAGTTGCGGCGATTGGTCGACAGTGCCATGGATGCCATTATTGAATTGGATGAAGATCTTCGAGTCACCCGAATCAATCCGGCTGCCGAGAAGGTATTTCAATGTAAAGCCGCCCAGTTGTTTGGTAAGCATTTTTCCCACTCCCTTGCCCAAAAGGACTCTGAAAAATTACGGCTTCTTATCCAAGATCTCAACACGAAACCTGCAGGCCAGCGATCTCTCTGGATTACCGGTGGCTTCAAGGCCCTCCGCCCGGACGGCTCGGAATTTCCCGCAGAAGCCACGCTTTCCCAATTTCATATAGAGGGAAGGGTCTACTACACCCTGATTCTTCGTAATGTGAATGAACGCCTGGAAGCGGAACAAAAAATCCGGGCCCTCACGATTGAAAAAGAATTTCTCAAAGAAGAATTACATGAGCTCCAACATTTTGGGGAAATTTTGGGGAATAGCCCCGCCTTGGTGCACGTCATTCGAGACATCCAACAGGTGGCAGATACCGAAGCCACCGTGCTCATTACGGGCGAAACCGGAACAGGCAAGGAAGTGATGGCTCGCGCCATCCATGCTAACAGCCGGCGGCGGGATCATCCATTTATCAAAGTGAACTGCGCCGCAATTCCTGCGACCCTAATTGAAAGTGAATTTTTTGGACATGAACAGGGTGCCTTTACCGGAGCTACAAAAAAACGGGAGGGGCGATTTTCACTAGCCGACGGGGGGACCATTTTTCTGGATGAAATCGGCGAACTACCTTTGGATCTTCAAGGAAAACTGTTGCGCGTACTTCAGGAAGGGGAGTTCGAACCGGTCGGGAGTTCCCACACCAAAAAAGTGAAGGTTCGGATCCTGGCGGCCACAAACCGCGACTTACAGAAGGAAGCCCAGGAAGGAAGATTTCGTGAAGATCTCTACTATCGACTCAATGTCTTTCCCATTCATCTCCCACCACTTCGAACCCGAGGCGAGGATGTGGTCCTGCTGGCTGCCTCATTTGTTCAGCACTTTGCCCACCGGATGGGTCGTACGGTGGCTCCACTATCTCCGGATGCGCTGGGACGCCTCAGGGCCTACCATTGGCCGGGAAATGTTCGAGAATTGCAAAACGTGATTGAACGGGCAGTTATCACTTCGCAAAATGGCCAATTGAATCTTGACCGTGCCCTCCCCGAGGCTAAAGGAAATTCCAATTCGACTCATGAAAGCCTTAAACAAGAGTCTCCCACTTGCATTCGAACCATTCAGGAAATTCAAGATTTTGAGCGTCAAAACATTTTACTGGCCCTTGAACA
- a CDS encoding response regulator, producing the protein MAETTAAMFGGHKTNGLVLVVDDEPDVRKVVRMTLEKAGYDVIEAEDGEKAIQEVQKGENPLMLDVIISDIRMPKINGVEAINYFQQQYPRVPLIVLTGFPDMEMATGFLKQGIVDYLVKPVEKEKLLKSVATAMEKRDLNRL; encoded by the coding sequence ATGGCAGAAACAACTGCAGCAATGTTTGGAGGACACAAAACCAACGGCCTGGTTCTCGTCGTGGACGATGAACCCGATGTCCGAAAAGTTGTACGGATGACGCTCGAAAAGGCCGGCTATGATGTCATCGAGGCGGAGGATGGGGAAAAGGCTATTCAGGAAGTACAGAAAGGCGAAAATCCTTTAATGTTGGACGTCATCATTTCCGATATTCGCATGCCAAAAATCAACGGCGTGGAAGCCATTAATTATTTCCAACAGCAATACCCCCGAGTTCCACTCATTGTACTGACGGGATTCCCGGATATGGAAATGGCCACGGGATTTCTCAAGCAGGGGATTGTGGATTATCTCGTAAAACCGGTTGAAAAAGAAAAGCTCCTAAAATCCGTGGCCACCGCCATGGAAAAACGAGATCTCAATCGCCTGTAA
- a CDS encoding YceI family protein encodes MRKVSKVCFGIGTVLIVGFGFVTASVAEMAKWKLDHDHSRVGFQVAHMVVSKTNGRFTEYSGVVEMDAEEKEFKTIEAVIQTASVTTDHQKRDEHLRSPDFFDVQKFPTMTYTMKSYKKTGDDYTAVGDLTLLGVTREITLVGTFNGVAQDPWGNTRGGFTASGTLNRKDFGMKFSKLLDSGGMLVGDEVNIILEIEVIKEKTVEKVKQEKE; translated from the coding sequence ATGCGGAAGGTTTCCAAAGTGTGTTTTGGGATTGGAACGGTTCTGATCGTTGGTTTTGGGTTTGTCACGGCTTCGGTTGCAGAAATGGCTAAATGGAAACTGGATCATGATCATTCCAGGGTTGGATTTCAAGTTGCCCATATGGTGGTGTCCAAAACCAATGGCAGGTTTACAGAGTATTCAGGAGTTGTGGAGATGGACGCAGAGGAGAAGGAATTTAAAACCATTGAAGCGGTCATTCAGACCGCCTCGGTCACGACTGATCATCAGAAACGGGATGAGCATTTACGAAGCCCGGATTTTTTTGACGTTCAGAAGTTTCCGACCATGACCTATACCATGAAAAGTTATAAGAAAACCGGAGACGATTACACTGCTGTTGGAGATTTGACCTTGTTGGGAGTCACCAGAGAGATTACATTAGTCGGAACGTTTAATGGGGTCGCTCAGGATCCTTGGGGCAATACACGGGGTGGCTTTACCGCTTCCGGCACGCTGAACCGAAAGGATTTCGGCATGAAATTCAGCAAATTATTAGATAGTGGCGGAATGCTCGTGGGTGATGAGGTCAACATCATTCTGGAAATTGAAGTAATCAAAGAAAAGACAGTCGAAAAAGTCAAACAAGAAAAAGAATAA